A part of Populus alba chromosome 8, ASM523922v2, whole genome shotgun sequence genomic DNA contains:
- the LOC118061131 gene encoding uncharacterized protein: protein MKRERDHQFECGICGAEDRYLLHNVRHRTPSYRRLCTNCLLKDHRGLFCPFCFSVYEEPLPIDRSMCNKCPSISHKPCIPSNYPHHTPFICPSCSSPNFSFFNPTTNGDSPPGRIIDRDSARALVAAAKIAAVSMTKAAAMAKVEAEKRVKEATYAKKRAREALERLAYLAAKEKEIMEGKGGGSNYNGLYLAPPPPPPPPQITGKVEK from the coding sequence ATGAAGCGAGAGCGAGATCACCAGTTCGAATGCGGAATATGCGGAGCAGAAGACCGGTATCTCCTCCACAACGTCCGCCACCGTACCCCATCCTACCGCCGCCTTTGCACGAACTGTCTCTTAAAAGACCACCGTGGCCTCTTCTGCCCTTTCTGCTTTAGTGTGTATGAAGAACCACTCCCAATTGATCGATCCATGTGTAACAAATGCCCTTCCATCTCTCACAAACCTTGCATCCCTTCCAATTACCCTCACCATACTCCCTTCATCTGCCCCTCTTGCTCCTCCCCCAATTTCTCCTTCTTTAATCCTACTACAAACGGAGATTCTCCTCCCGGCAGGATCATCGATAGAGATTCCGCCAGAGCGCTTGTTGCTGCCGCCAAGATTGCTGCCGTTTCCATGACGAAAGCGGCGGCGATGGCCAAGGTTGAAGCTGAGAAAAGGGTTAAGGAAGCTACTTATGCAAAGAAGAGAGCTAGAGAAGCGCTTGAAAGGCTTGCTTATTTGGCTGCCAAAGAGAAAGAGATTATGGAGGGAAAAGGAGGAGGAAGTAATTATAATGGGCTTTATCtggctcctcctcctcctcctcctcctcctcagaTTACAGGGAAAGTGGAGAAATGA